CTATCATTAACTCCTCTGTAGAGCAAATATGGTCAAACATATTTGAGAACAAAACCAAAATGAACAAATGGCCCTGATAGGAAGTGTTTGGCTGACCTGTCTCATCTTTTGGTCTGTTGGACTCGGGAGCAGGAAGGGGGAGAGGTGTATTCTGGGCTTGTGGCTTTAGTGAGGGGAAAAACCGGCTCATGAGTTGTGAGGCGGGAGGATCCGGCACCAGGTCTTTACCCACATCCACCACCTTGGCTGCTACCTTCCTTAACAGGACCTTCTCTGGCGGCGACGATTTCCTGACTGCTGGACTGGAATCTGGGTGAAACTCTCTAGAGTCATCTGTTCTGCTTACAGCCGTCTCATCCAGGTCATTCCACGTGTCATCATCGTCAAACACAACCCTGCCCTGCTGGCTGTCTCTGTCCTCTATCAGCGTGGAGTCATCAGAACTGCTGGGGACACCCTCACTTTCTCCTACGTCCTCCTGTCCAACATCTGATGATGAATCCCTGCAGCTTCCCTCATCCTGGTAAGACCACTTGTCATAAGGAGGATCAGACGTTTCCGTGAAGCAAGCAGTGCCTTTGATCGCTACTTTGTCTCCAAAATCAGAAGCGCATCCAGATGATCCGTCAGAGACCTCGTGTTTGCCTTCCTCCTCACTGCTCTGTCCATCTTCACGCTCAGAGCTCTCGTTGTTCTTGAGTGCATCGCTTCTTATCGTCACCCCAGGTGTTTCTGGCTCTGCACCTGCCGGGCAGCGCTGCTGAGGTTCACTTCTGCCGGGCAGCTTAATAGGAGTGGAGGAGAGTCGTCTCCTGTGGAGCCCCACAGCAGCCTGTCGCTTTTGCTGGTCCATCTGAAGAACCTGCCAGGACAGAGAAGAGGTCACATGATCACACGTCTTTACTGTGGTTGGATGTTCTGTAGCATGGAAACTTTCCCGGTTTACTTTGAGGGTAAATTCTGATGAGAAGTTCTTCTACATGTATCTGTGTGGTTGTGTGAACAGCACCTTCATGACAAACGAGGAGTTGGATGAGAAGGACAGctcctctgctgcctcctccaGCAGCTCAAACTCTCCCAGCTCCATGCTCTCCATCTGCCGGTCTCTCTCCCAGTGCCGCAGCTTCTCCTGGAACGACTCCAAAGACTCCATGGGAACTCGGACGCCCTTCTCCGAGTCGCTTCTTACTTCTGCTGattccacttttgaaccagaactcTTCTTATTATCAGTATCACTGTCAGACATTGTTTGTCCTCCCAGCACCTTTTTGGTTACAGGGTTCTGCTGCATGTTTGGGCTGCAAGTCCTCAGAACCTGAATCACTTTCCTCCCACTGTGCTCCTCAACATGGCCCGGTTGATTCTTGGTTTTTATGGCCTCTGGTTCTGTGTTTCGTCTTTGATGACAACCCAAAACTTTTTTCCTCTCTGCTCTGGTGTCCTGAGGTGGCGAACAGAGACCTCTCACTCGGTTTTCTTTGTTGAGTACAGCTATTTTACGCTGGACAGGAAGCCGTGGGACACGAGTGGAACTCCCTTTCACAATAACATCAGGAGCAGAGTTGCAGCTGGAGATCACTCTACCATGGGGTTGCAGGTTGTAGTCTTTCttccctgctttgtgtttgttggTGAACCTAGAAAGGCCCTGGCCTCGCTTCAAAAAGGGCCTCTTGGGAGGAGCCTGGACAGCCTCTTGCTTCTGTTAACATAAACATTCGCTGTGAGTCCAGCACGCCTCAGAATGTAGCCCAATACCGTGTCAGCAGAGTGAGGCTCTAATGTGTCCAGCCTTCAACCGTTCATCATTTTGCCGTTGCAAATACACGGTCTTACCTGCTGCTGCTGAACGAACTTCAGCCTCTGCTCCTCCAGTCTCAGCTGCTCCTCCAACAGCTCCTCAAATGTCTGCTTCTGACCGCCGAGGCCCGGCTGTATGGGTCTGAGGAGGAGCCACGgcagacagcgtgtctgagttggttGACTCAGACCAGACTTTCTGATCCCTGTAAACCGCTACACACTCACCTGTCATTACCGACTTCACCAAGGTGTTTGCCGTCACCTTCCCTCTGCACCACACCTTTATGTTGGGTTGATGCATCATCATGCTCCTGCCCGGCGTCAACAGGCATCTCCTCTTCTTCTGTGGTGGTCCACAAAGGAAAGAGTAAGAACTTATCAACAGAGGGAATTTATAAACCAATTATGAGGATAAACACTAGCTGCACCTGTTCTGTGACTAATGAGAAGATGTTGCCTTAAACAGCGTATTTAGCAAAGCTACAGTAAACTCAAAAATAATATGAAACTTTAACTTCTTTGTTGCCCAACAAGATTTACCACACCACACATCCTACTTGCAGGTGAACTGACTAGAGAGGCCAGTAAAAGCATTGTTTCTCACCCTCATCATTTTCACAGCCCTGACACTTCAAAAGCAGCTCCTGTCGTATTGGTGCTGAAAGCTGATTCTCCTGTCCGAGTACGCTGGTTCTCTGTGATCCATTAACAATCCTGTGATGCTCCTCCTGCAGGGacagcagctcctccagctggTGGGCCTTCAGCTGCTCCTGCATGTGCTGCTGCCATTTCCTCAACTGCATACAAACACACAACATTACAGATCATTTACAcacaactagggctgcacaatacatcGCAAATGCATCaccatcgcgatatcagcatgcgcaatacgcacattgcaaagaacagaaaaaaaacacAGTGAGTGGGTAACTCAAATATTTGCTTCCGTGATGCATTTTGTCAAACAAAAGCATGAAGTTtttacaaatcaaatagagcccttcacccatttggccaatcgggtgggttctgatcagttagatgcccgccccctagGCAGACAGCACTTATTTTGGAtggctagcaaacacctgagttagctttcctCTGCTCTTTCTgaagattctgcttttcccggaatCCACTGACTGACTTTTCTTGGTCATTTTTtccccctttcctcacatcttttgctcacAATTTAGCGTTtcccattttttaaatatttttttagtcatcttctgattttttttaattctttctttttGATTTTCTGTTCTGAGTTAAGTATTTATTTGAAGCCGTATCGTAATCGCAACATTAATCACCGTTATCGCACATCGCAGGTTTTTCCAATATCACGCAGCCCTACACACAACATGACACTACTCCAGCATTCTCAGGCAGCATGTTTACCTGTGACCTCACGCTGCCTCTAATCCAACTCAGATTAACACCTCAGCAATTAAACCTCACAACACTATGAATAGTCACAGCAGTTCCTGTGATGGGAAAGTTTTAACCCTTTGACCAGAAGACTGTTCTAGTGTAATTTAACTACTGTTACGCTTTGAACTTTATAAGGGCTAGACAAACATAGGAACACTCTCACTGACCAGATCTGCCACGTTTGAATACAAGTGGCCTGTTTGACATCATGTTACAGAAATGTCACTTTTATTCTGTTCTTATTTGCAGCATTTTCTATTCCACTGGATACAAACTATATCTTAAGATCTAAATGCAAATTAAATAAAACTTAGAGCCTAACAACAAAATGAACTCCTTACTTGGTCTAGCTTCATCATAAGAGGCAAGTCTTGCACTTTGTTTGTCAGTCCATTCACCGGCCTGTCATTCCCAGCTGATCCTACACATCCACACACATCAAGGCAGCTGCTGTCTGCAGAGGCTGGCAGAGGGGCGAAGTCAGAGGAGAAGGAGTTGTCGGGATGCAGCGGCGTGGGTGATGCAGGAGAGATGGGTTGTAAGGGTCCAGCCAGACCCACGGAAGGCTTCAGGATCACCCCGGCTCTGCTGCTGCTTGGTATCCACCGGGCCAAGAAATCCGCCTGAGAGCACCGCGGCTCGGTTGGAGATGACATGATGACCGAGTCGCTTCAGGAAGGGTTTGCTAATCCAGGATTCGAAAACAGATTATGGTGACAACACACCCTTTCTGATGCCAAGAGCCAAATAAAATACAATGACTCAATCACATTCAGACGTGTCGTTAAATTACAAACGAGTTTTGTGGCATTAATATTATCACAGCACACAAAATGACCAATAATGATCTAGCAGGACAGTTACCGCACAGTTTAGCAGGACGCCTGATctgaaataagtaatttatttgtGGGAACGTCAAAACAGTTAAAAGGCTTGGAGACTCGTAGGGCAAAACGAGAAACAACGTTTTCAGCGGTTATTAACACGACAAAAGAGAAGAAAAATGAAATACACTAAGTCATTCAACATTTCAAAATGCATCGAAGTTACCTGAAACACTCTGGAAAAGTTTTCTTACAGCTTTGaagagaaataaaacatcaaGATAGCCAACAGAACTTTCGAAGCCTGCCGCCATATCAAAACAAAGCCCGCGAGAGCAAAAGGACCAATAATGCATTGTGGGTAATGCAGTTTTGTTTTATCTTTCAAAATGCTCATTTAAAAATTAAACATATATCCGACTTGAAGTAATACGCGTTATAATAATTTCACAAAACGTAAAAACAACAGCGGTAAAACTAGTTTTCATTACATCTTTTCCGTTTATCTTTTCTATTTAGGGCTAAATCCGGTTTATCGGCGCTAACATTTCACATTAATATCCATTAGAAAATTAGGTATGTGATGTACCGTCAATTTGGAGTTTTCTCGTCTTTTCGGTTGGTCTAATTTTACAATTAATTGTATATACAAATACAATAGTAATTTCATGGGAAATGTTACCAAATACAATTTATACGTATGATGTTAACTTTTATTTTGGCATTTCAAAAACCAGAAATGCATTTAGACCATTGCGATTGGTCAATACAAAAAATACCATCAATGAGACGTTCAGGCAAAAAGAAAACGGCAACTGCATTCATTTAGAGCTGTTGGAGAGAATGGAAAAAGTCGTATGTAATACGCATGGTAAGTCgtgattacaacattcaacattattTATTGCTATAAAATAAACACTTTGGCCTATTTTTTCGAAAATGTGATGAATTCTTTGTGTTTTTATCGAAACTTTATGACCCGTTTTCTGAGACTGGTGTTTTCCTAATATTGTCTTTGTTCTCTACAGGCAGCGTGTGTATGTTAAAAACGGGCGTAAAAGACGGACCGAGTAAAGACAAGAGCTTTTACGTCTGCGTTGCAAAGCAGGGCTGCGAGTTCACTCGACAGGCCAGGTATAAGTCATGAGGGCGTTGATCTGAAGCTGACATGGGGCCACTGCACTTCAGCTAAATAATAGTTATCCCAGCTATTCTACACATAACCTTTTAGCGGCCATGTAAATTAAATGACATAAAATGAATGGACAAACCAACGGATTCATCAATTCTCATCCTGTTTGAagtattaaataataataaagctgTCTTCTCTAGTATCTCACCGTCACGCTGCCTGCATCATGAGGAGTCGGTGGTGGAACTTCAGGCTCTCAGCTACAGTGAGCAGCAGCAGAGCCACAGGTGGGTGTGCAAAAAGATGTTTTATGAAATTAAACCTAACAAGCAGCATGTTATCAACACTTCTGGCCTGCTGACTCTCCCCTGTTTCAGACTCTACTTCAGGTGTACTGTTGGGAAAAGAGACGGGCAGAAATGGTGTGGAAACGTGCCGTGGACTGCAGTAAGATTTGACTGATTTTACCAAGAATGTTTTGGACTTTACATGCCTTTGGTCAGATCTATCTATTGAGTCCAGTCACATCAGTTTTGCCTCTCACTCTCCTAAATGgctatcttttcttttttttttttagctcaatTCACTTCCTGCACTCAGACATAAATACTTTATTTTGCAGAAGGGAGTTTACAATTCTAGCAGCATCAACACCCTGAGATTAAAAAGACAAATATGCCAATCAAAACTCATTTTATGGTTTAAAAGTCCTCCAAACCCATGGGTAGATGATGTAAATTCATATGATGGTTCAACCTTTCTAAGTGCAACTTAAAGGCTGATTGCAGTAGGTTATATGAAAAATGTACCTGCATTAATGCTTGTGGTGGTGCGTGTGCCGAGTGCAGCTGCAGGGGAGAGGAAGGGAAGCTGGGCGTCAGGAGATGCGCCAGGTCAGGGGAGTTACAGCAGCCTTGACCTTTTGATGTCATCAGGCCAGCTGCTGAAACCCAGTGTTGGGTGCCAGATGTAGCCTACTGCTTTCAAGACATTGATCCATAGGTTCCCGGACCCTTGCTGCAGATGAAGGAAAGGGAACTGATTACTAACACATCACAGCTCGTGTAATTCTCCTCGCCTGGTGCGTCTTCTGAAGCACTACTCTCTTTCTCCCCTGCAGCTgcactctgacacacacacacacgccacactgtTTTTCATGGACTGCATGTGATTAAacagtttaaatgttttttttaagatgcTTCTTTAATATTGAATTCACACATAATTTAATGCATGTTGTTTTTGAATGTTtgcaggtggaaaaagaaaagagAGCTCCTCTATCTGATGCACAGCTGCAGCAGTCCTCCTCCCTTCCCTCTGTCCGAAACCCTTTCAAGGCCCCTAGCAAGATGGAGAAAGACTCAGAGTGGAGAAAAATGCAGACCAATGGTCAAAAAGGGAaagagaaggagaagaaaaacagTGAAGTGTGCCCTAACGCCGACAGAAGAGAAAGTTGCCAGAAGGAAAATGTGGAAGCTGTAGGTGcaaaagtagaaaaagaagaggaaaaaaagTCTAACATGCCTGATGTATATCAAAGGAAACTTCTTCCACCTGGGATGAAGATCAAGAAGAAGATTTCAAGTGAGGAGAGCAGCAAGGACAGAGCTGGCACTGATAATGTAATGACTGCAAAGACCCAAGAGGAGGCTAAGGAACATTCTGCTGAGCAGGAAggagcagaaaaaaaaacttctgcACCAAGCCTCGTGGTACATCACATCAAGAGTCAAACCTCTCCTGGTTTTGAAAACGTGTCACAAAAACCAGCGAGTCAAGGTGAACCCTCGGTTCAAGACAGCGCAACCAAATCTGCCCCCTACGGCAGCCAGCAGGCTTCCAGAGAGTCAGAAGCCCTCCctagtgatgaggatgatgatgatgatgtcgtgCTGGTGTCAGTGAAACCCCCGGCTCAGAAAACGCCccccctctctgctgttcagaagACCCTAACCTGCTTCCCTGGGTTCCAGTCAGCTGCTAAGGTGGACAGCACCAGCGGGATGCACAGCCTGCTGAGCACACAGCTCAAACAGAAAAAGGTTGTTTAAGAAAATCTACTCCTTTCCTCCACTTGTAGATTCTGACATCCTCTGCTTTTGATCAGATTAACTGTAGCATCATAGCTAGTGATGTGTTTGGCCTATAACACCACCTGCTGACGCAAGGGTGGGTTTCTCTCATGCTTACACGATCTCTGCATTCCTGTTTTCTGCAGCAGAACCATAAGATCTCATCGGACAAACAAGGAACACCTTCGTTTTACCGGAGAAACAAAGAAGCTTTGCGTGATGATTACCTGAGTGTGTTGTAATTGCGTGTCTGTCTACTGTATTAGGCAACTCTGTCCGTGGTGAATGTGGAAGCTCTGCCAGATAAAGGAGAGAGGTTGAGGACCCAGGTGAAAGAGTTAGAGGATGCTCTGGAGTCTCTGAGCCTAGCTGCTGCTTCTCAGCCTGGTGAGATTTAACGTATGCAAATGGATTAAATGGAGACAGTTAATCAGAACAACGGATGGTCATGAAACAATCTCATTTAAAGGATCAGTTCTGAGTGAAGGGAGCTGATAAAAGACTAAAAACCTGGTTTTGCTCACGGCTGCTCTCTTGTGTAAATCGCTTTTAAGAGTCCAGCATCAGCCAGTCTGCTACTAGGACCACCAGCATCAGTCCATCCTGCCAGCAGGGTGGTACCATCCTGCTCTCCTCTCCCCCGGTCTCAGACCCGGTTCAGCACCAAGCCTCAGGCCTCCACCTGAGTCAGGGATATGCCCAGATGTTTGGAGGTAGGACAAGTCTCTGTTAAACCTCTTTACTGGTGTGTATTTTCTTCCTTCACCTCCTTAATGTTTACACAAACTAACATTTTGTTCTGTTTTGTGTAGATGCACAGATGCACGCCTTTTATGGTGGCAAGATGACCCATGATCGTCTGCTGGCAGTGAAGAATGCTACCTGTGAGGCCATCGATCATCTCCACAAGTCCTTGGAGTCTTGTCCTGAGGCTGAGGCTGAGGTGCCTGACCCCAGTGGCATCAAGGTTTCCTTCTCCTTCAGCCTCTACTCTGGTGTCTGCTCAGTCACAATCAGACTTTGTCATTGCCTTTGTGTTGTTGGTTGTCTAGGTGACACTTATGGCTCATCAGAGAAGAGCATTGGCTTGGCTGCTCTGGAGGGAAAAGCAGAATCCCTGTGGAGGAATTCTGGGTAAtctttattatctttttttacgTCTGTTTCCGTGATCTTTATCCAAGATTTCTCAATGTCCTGCAGCAAAATCTCAGATGTTGTTTTAAACATTAAGAATGAGCTTTTGTTTCTTTTTGAGTTACATTTTGTAACCACTGagatgtttattttgtgttttctaaAATCATCAGCGCATGAAGCAGGGTAtccacgggtccttaaaaagtcttaaattagcttttccaaatttaaggccttaaaaatcctttaaaatgacaaataatccttaaatacagtttccaaaggtcttaaattaccaaagacccaataaacaaatttcttttatttctataaaattttcgtgaatttctagttagtgttcagcattttttgcgtacgatgttggcgtaagcggaaccgtatacgttcagttggttgtgaaagggggctatttttataggagcacattagctggttaagctagtgggagcttgcgccatggggaagtgcaagtttaacggtaactggatggctaatcccacgttcgtgacgtggttaacaccatttccaggcaatagctggaaattatagctttaaGTAAATttttaaaagttgcttaaatttggtcaaagtggccttaaaaagtgttaagtcttacatttggctcccttaaacctgcagataccctgatgaaGAAAATCACTTCTTTAATGGAAGAAAATGTGTAATTTGCTATTACGATCCTAGTATTCTGATCCCGAGAGAAATAAGAACCGTTCAACGCTGTTGGAGTGGGTAAAGAACAGCAATAACTTATGTCCACTTGTATtttataatagtaataataatgcattgaacttatatagcgcttttctagacacccaaagacgcttcccacacactctcacattcacacactgctagtgatggtaagctacttgtagccacagccgccctgggaaaGTCTGACAGAgtcaaggctgccatttggcgccgtcggcccctctgaccaccactaacacaggcaagttgggtgaagtgtcttgcccaaggactcaacagcaggatacccctggtgggagctggaatcgaacccatgaccctccgatcatgagtcaacccgctctaccacctgagctactactGCCCCTTATGAACCCTTCTGTTGTGTTTGGATGCAGCGGACGACATGGGTCTGGGGAAAACTCTGACCATGATCGCTCTCATACTGGccaagaaaataaaagcaaaagagGAGGATCAAAGGAAGGAAGAGAAGAAGCTGCAGACTTGGCTGTCTAAAACTGGTAACTAGAAGTGTTGATCTTCATTTTTCATTCTAGGACCTTATATTACAGtgatttacattttatttttacttgtttatccaGACTCCAGCATTGTTGCCTCTAAGGGAACTCTGATCATCTGTCCTGCTTCTCTGATTCACCACTGGAAGATGGAGATTGACAGACATGTGAAGGGAGGCAAGCTAAGTGTGTATCTGTACCACGGCCCCAACCGCGAGAGGAGTGCCCGAgtgtgagaaacacacacactacTGTGGTGCTATGTTTTTCTCTTT
This sequence is a window from Nothobranchius furzeri strain GRZ-AD chromosome 14, NfurGRZ-RIMD1, whole genome shotgun sequence. Protein-coding genes within it:
- the ttf2 gene encoding transcription termination factor 2 isoform X1 — protein: MLPNTIYTYDVNFYFGISKTRNAFRPLRLVNTKNTINETFRQKENGNCIHLELLERMEKVVCNTHGSVCMLKTGVKDGPSKDKSFYVCVAKQGCEFTRQASISPSRCLHHEESVVELQALSYSEQQQSHRLYFRCTVGKRDGQKWCGNVPWTAVEKEKRAPLSDAQLQQSSSLPSVRNPFKAPSKMEKDSEWRKMQTNGQKGKEKEKKNSEVCPNADRRESCQKENVEAVGAKVEKEEEKKSNMPDVYQRKLLPPGMKIKKKISSEESSKDRAGTDNVMTAKTQEEAKEHSAEQEGAEKKTSAPSLVVHHIKSQTSPGFENVSQKPASQGEPSVQDSATKSAPYGSQQASRESEALPSDEDDDDDVVLVSVKPPAQKTPPLSAVQKTLTCFPGFQSAAKVDSTSGMHSLLSTQLKQKKATLSVVNVEALPDKGERLRTQVKELEDALESLSLAAASQPESSISQSATRTTSISPSCQQGGTILLSSPPVSDPVQHQASGLHLSQGYAQMFGDAQMHAFYGGKMTHDRLLAVKNATCEAIDHLHKSLESCPEAEAEVPDPSGIKVTLMAHQRRALAWLLWREKQNPCGGILADDMGLGKTLTMIALILAKKIKAKEEDQRKEEKKLQTWLSKTDSSIVASKGTLIICPASLIHHWKMEIDRHVKGGKLSVYLYHGPNRERSARVLADYDVVVTTYSLVSKEIPVKKEEAQNPTKDPEQVPSHSAALLRVAWARVILDEAHNIKNPKVQTSMAVCQLRANARWAMTGTPIQNNLLDMYSLLKFLRCSPFDEYKLWKAQVDNGSSRGRERLNILTRTLLLRRTKDQLDSRGKPLVLLPNRSCEVHQLTLSKEEQAVYDVVFAQSRSTLQNYLKRHEGKDLNSGNSFSSNPFDKVAQEFGMSQPVSGVPGQASSTVHILSLLLRLRQCCCHLSLLKKTLDTLELQGDGIVLSLEEQLNALSLSCSPSQSDSDPKTMVALNGSRFPSQLFEENSQSTKISAIISELMAIRDTGDNQKSVIVSQWTSMLKIVAVHLQKMGLRYAVIDGTVNPKRRMDMVEDFNTNRKGPQVMLLSLCAGGVGLNLTGGNHLFLIDMHWNPALEDQACDRIYRVGQRKDVTIHRFVCEGTVEEKIATLHKKKKDLAQNVLSGTGSTITKLTLADLKIIFGV
- the ttf2 gene encoding transcription termination factor 2 isoform X2, whose protein sequence is MLPNTIYTYDVNFYFGISKTRNAFRPLRLVNTKNTINETFRQKENGNCIHLELLERMEKVVCNTHGSVCMLKTGVKDGPSKDKSFYVCVAKQGCEFTRQASISPSRCLHHEESVVELQALSYSEQQQSHRLYFRCTVGKRDGQKWCGNVPWTAVEKEKRAPLSDAQLQQSSSLPSVRNPFKAPSKMEKDSEWRKMQTNGQKGKEKEKKNSEVCPNADRRESCQKENVEAVGAKVEKEEEKKSNMPDVYQRKLLPPGMKIKKKISSEESSKDRAGTDNVMTAKTQEEAKEHSAEQEGAEKKTSAPSLVVHHIKSQTSPGFENVSQKPASQGEPSVQDSATKSAPYGSQQASRESEALPSDEDDDDDVVLVSVKPPAQKTPPLSAVQKTLTCFPGFQSAAKVDSTSGMHSLLSTQLKQKKATLSVVNVEALPDKGERLRTQVKELEDALESLSLAAASQPESSISQSATRTTSISPSCQQGGTILLSSPPVSDPVQHQASGLHLSQGYAQMFGDAQMHAFYGGKMTHDRLLAVKNATCEAIDHLHKSLESCPEAEAEVTLMAHQRRALAWLLWREKQNPCGGILADDMGLGKTLTMIALILAKKIKAKEEDQRKEEKKLQTWLSKTDSSIVASKGTLIICPASLIHHWKMEIDRHVKGGKLSVYLYHGPNRERSARVLADYDVVVTTYSLVSKEIPVKKEEAQNPTKDPEQVPSHSAALLRVAWARVILDEAHNIKNPKVQTSMAVCQLRANARWAMTGTPIQNNLLDMYSLLKFLRCSPFDEYKLWKAQVDNGSSRGRERLNILTRTLLLRRTKDQLDSRGKPLVLLPNRSCEVHQLTLSKEEQAVYDVVFAQSRSTLQNYLKRHEGKDLNSGNSFSSNPFDKVAQEFGMSQPVSGVPGQASSTVHILSLLLRLRQCCCHLSLLKKTLDTLELQGDGIVLSLEEQLNALSLSCSPSQSDSDPKTMVALNGSRFPSQLFEENSQSTKISAIISELMAIRDTGDNQKSVIVSQWTSMLKIVAVHLQKMGLRYAVIDGTVNPKRRMDMVEDFNTNRKGPQVMLLSLCAGGVGLNLTGGNHLFLIDMHWNPALEDQACDRIYRVGQRKDVTIHRFVCEGTVEEKIATLHKKKKDLAQNVLSGTGSTITKLTLADLKIIFGV